The following proteins are co-located in the Lagenorhynchus albirostris chromosome 2, mLagAlb1.1, whole genome shotgun sequence genome:
- the LOC132516003 gene encoding LOW QUALITY PROTEIN: histone-lysine N-methyltransferase, H3 lysine-36 specific-like (The sequence of the model RefSeq protein was modified relative to this genomic sequence to represent the inferred CDS: inserted 1 base in 1 codon) — protein MDQTCELPRRNCLLPFSNPLNLDAPEDKDSPFGDGESNYSEPLHRCTMQLHTASEKSPNAYGQDSPSCYIPLRRLQDLASVINVEYLNGSADGSESFXDPEKSDSRAQSPIVCTSLSPGGPTALAMKQEPSCNNSPELQIKVTKTIKNGFLHFENFTCLDDADVDSEMDPEQPGTEDESIEEIFEETQTNATCNYEPKSENGVDVARGNEQDSTPDSRHGAVKSPFLPLALQTETQKSKRRNEVDGSNEKAALLPAPLSLGDITITIEEQLNSINLSFQDDPDSSTSTLGNMLELPGTSSSSTSQELPFVSSFWYNLNIYINVYIQAT, from the exons ATGGATCAGACCTGTGAACTACCTAGAAGAAATTGTCTGCTGCCCTTTTCCAATCCACTGAATTTAGATGCCCCTGAAGACAAGGACAGCCCTTTCGGTGATGGTGAATCCAATTATTCTGAGCCACTTCATAGGTGTACTATGCAGTTACATACTGCCAGTGAAAAATCCCCAAATGCTTATGGACAAGATTCTCCATCTTGTTACATTCCACTGCGGAGACTACAGGATTTGGCCTCCGTGATCAATGTAGAGTATCTAAATGGGTCTGCTGATGGATCAGAATCCT CAGACCCTGAAAAAAGTGATTCAAGAGCTCAGTCGCCAATTGTTTGCACTTCCCTGAGTCCTGGTGGTCCAACAGCACTTGCTATGAAACAGGAACCCTCTTGTAATAACTCCCCTGAACTCCAGATAAAAGTAACAAAGACTATCAAGAATGGCTTTCTGCACTTTGAGAATTTTACTTGTCTGGATGATGCAGATGTAGATTCTGAAATGGACCCAGAACAGCCAGGCACAGAGGATGAGAGTATAGAGGAGATCTTTGAGGAAACGCAGACCAATGCCACCTGCAATTATGAGCCTAAATCAGAGAATGGTGTAGACGTGGCCAGGGGAAATGAACAAGACAGCACACCAGACAGTAGACACGGTGCAGTCAAATCACCATTCTTGCCATTAGCTCTtcaaactgaaacacagaaaagTAAGCGAAGAAATGAAGTGGACGGCAGCAATGAAAAAGCAGCCCTTCTCCCAGCTCCCCTTTCACTAGGAGATATAACCATTACCATAGAAGAGCAGTTAAACTcaataaatttatcttttcagGATGATCCAGACTCCAGTACCAGTACATTAGGAAACATGCTAGAATTACCTGGAACTTCATCATCATCTACTTCACAAGAATTGCCATTTGTAAGCAGTTTTTGGTAcaacttaaatatatacataaatgtatatatacaggCAACTTAA